The following coding sequences lie in one Lolium perenne isolate Kyuss_39 chromosome 2, Kyuss_2.0, whole genome shotgun sequence genomic window:
- the LOC127318393 gene encoding cyclin-B1-5, whose product MATRNHQAVAAAPQPANRGAVVPTGKQKAAAGRTRQPLGDIGNLVHAPHVLDGKTKLPVPEGINRRVTRSFGSQLLKNNCAVTNKNATAPAPAPPAALKPAVARKVLKPAPRPEQAAAKAINTGSDENRKPPEGAATAGLVLPRKKLVDTLSLVLSHRSKEACGLDRKPKDVVEDIDRLDGDNELAVVDYIDDIYSYYKTAQHENLPVQYIDSQPEINHKMRAILVDWLAEVAHKFELMPESFYLTIYIVDRFLSMKAVPRRELQLVGIAAMLIACKYEEMWAPEVNDFIHISDNTYSRQQILGMEKSILNKMSWNLTVPTMYVFLARFAKAAGAGSDKELEHMVFFFAELALMEYGMVSLCPSLVAASAVYAARCTLNKSPIWTETLKHHTGFNELQLMEHAKALVASHAAAPQSKLKAVYRKYSGSQFARVALHPPAVAYSS is encoded by the exons ATGGCGACGAGGAATCACCAGGCCGTGGCTGCCGCTCCGCAGCCGGCGAACCGAG GTGCCGTGGTCCCGACAGGAAAGCAGAAGGCCGCCGCCGGCCGAACTCGGCAACCGCTTGGAGACATCGGCAACCTCGTCCACGCCCCCCATGTCTTGGACGG GAAAACCAAGCTGCCGGTGCCGGAGGGGATCAATCGCCGGGTCACCCGGAGCTTCGGCTCCCAGCTCCTAAAGAACAACTGCGCTGTGACGAACAAG AACGCAacagctcctgctcctgctcctcctgccGCCCTGAAGCCGGCGGTGGCCAGGAAGGTTCTCAAGCCCGCCCCTCGTCCTGAGCAGGCCGCCGCCAAGGCCATCAACACTGGCTCCGACGAGAACAGGAAGCCGCCAgagggcgccgccaccgccggcttAGTGCTCCCCAGAAAGAAGCTGGTGGACACGCTCAGCTTAGTGCTCTCCCATCGCTCCAAG GAAGCGTGTGGCCTCGATCGCAAGCCAAAGGACGTCGTGGAAGACATCGACAGGCTCGACGGCGACAACGAGCTGGCCGTCGTCGACTACATCGACGACATTTACAGTTACTACAAGACAGCGCAG CACGAGAACCTGCCGGTCCAGTACATTGACAGCCAGCCCGAGATCAACCACAAGATGAGGGCCATCCTCGTGGACTGGCTCGCCGAAGTGGCGCATAAGTTTGAGCTCATGCCGGAAAGCTTCTACCTCACCATCTACATAGTCGACCGGTTCCTCTCCATGAAGGCGGTGCCTCGAAGGGAGCTGCAGCTCGTCGGGATCGCAGCGATGCTCATCGCCTGCAAGTACGAGGAAATGTGGGCGCCCGAG GTCAATGACTTCATTCACATCTCAGACAACACGTACTCGCGGCAGCAGATCCTCGGCATGGAGAAGAGCATCCTGAACAAAATGTCATGGAACCTCACTGTTCCTACCATGTACGTCTTCCTGGCGCGGTTCGCCAAGGCCGCCGGGGCCGGGAGCGACAAGGAGCTGGAGCACATGGTGTTCTTCTTCGCCGAGTTGGCGCTGATGGAGTACGGGATGGTCTCGCTCTGCCCGTCGCTGGTGGCAGCCTCCGCTGTGTATGCTGCTCGGTGCACGCTCAACAAGAGTCCCATTTGGACAGAGACCCTGAAGCACCACACCGGCTTCAACGAGCTACAGCTCAT GGAGCATGCCAAGGCCCTTGTCGCCTCGCACGCCGCCGCCCCTCAGAGCAAGCTGAAGGCGGTGTACAGGAAGTATTCCGGCTCGCAGTTTGCGCGGGTGGCGCTGCACCCTCCTGCAGTAGCCTACTCATCTTAG